In Pseudophryne corroboree isolate aPseCor3 chromosome 3, aPseCor3.hap2, whole genome shotgun sequence, a genomic segment contains:
- the LOC135058281 gene encoding trypsin-like gives MKLLLICVLLGAAAAFEDDDKIVGGFTCTKNSVPYAVSLNSGYHFCGGTLITSLWVVSAAHCYKASVQVRLGEHNIATSEGTEQFINSAKVIRHGSYNSRTLDNDIWLIKLASPATLNSYVKTASLPSGCAAAGTSCLISGWGNTLSSGTNMPNLLQCLNAPILTAAQCSNAYPGEITNNMICVGYLEGGKDSCQGDSGGPVVCNGQLQGVVSWGYGCAQRNYPGVYTKVCNYNSWISSTMASN, from the exons ATGAAACTGCTTCTGATCTGTGTGCTCCTCGGAGCCGCCG CTGCCTTTGAGGATGATGATAAGATCGTCGGAGGTTTCACCTGCACCAAGAACTCTGTTCCCTACGCTGTGTCCCTGAACTCTGGATACCACTTCTGTGGTGGCACCCTGATCACCAGCCTGTGGGTGGTCTCTGCTGCTCACTGCTACAAGGC GAGTGTCCAGGTCAGACTGGGAGAGCATAATATCGCTACAAGTGAGGGTACCGAGCAGTTCATCAACTCCGCCAAGGTCATCAGACACGGCAGCTACAACTCCAGAACCCTGGACAACGACATCTGGCTGATCAAGCTGGCCTCCCCCGCCACCCTCAACTCCTACGTCAAGACTGCGTCTCTGCCCTCTGGCTGCGCAGCCGCCGGCACCAGCTGTCTGATCTCCGGCTGGGGAAACACACTCAGCAGTGGCA CCAACATGCCAAACCTCCTCCAGTGCCTAAACGCCCCCATCCTGACCGCCGCTCAGTGCAGCAACGCCTACCCAGGAGAGATCACCAATAACATGATCTGTGTTGGTTACCTGGAAGGTGGCAAGGATTCCTGCCAG ggtgaCTCTGGTGGACCCGTGGTGTGTAACGGACAGCTCCAGGGTGTTGTCTCCTGGGGATATGGCTGTGCCCAGAGGAACTATCCCGGTGTCTACACCAAGGTCTGCAACTACAACTCCTGGATCTCCAGCACCATGGCCTCCAACTAA